The region ATGCGCACAGAGAGCTCCCAGGAAGACTTGATTTTCCCAGTGCAAGCCCTGGGGAAATTTCGTGCCCTCTCTACCTCACCTGAATTTCCCTTCTCTCATGCATCCTGGTTTTTCACTGGCCCTGAAAGGATTTAATCTGCTGCCCTTGCCCAGGATTTGGCCCCAGGGACTATGTGGATCCACAGATGCAGAGCAGCAGGAAAATCAGCTaagatttttctgaaattctgtgTAAACAAGGCAGGGGAGACCAGGAGTAAATTTGCTTTTCTGGGGGTGAAAATAGGGCAAAAACCTAGCCAGATGGCAGGGATACACAGCAGAGCTCTTCCTCCCTCTGGTGTCTGTGCCCTGGAAGCAGTCAGAGTCCACAGCTCCCCTCAGAAACCCCTAATCTTGGCTGTCCCCGGAAGACTATAATGAAGGGGCTGCTAATTAACAGTGTTCCAGAATTGCCTGGGACTTCTCACCCTTAGCTTTGTAGGGGGCGCATAGTATTTTTAACCTTGCAGGGTTAGGGTGGTGAGCAGAGCGCTCCAGAGGTAACAGGGATGAATTTAGGGTGAACACAAGAGCTGAGATATTCCCATGGTTATCCTGAAAGCCAGTCAAAGTCGAACTTTAGGGCCAGAGAGCCTGGGCCACCGAGTAGAAGCAGTAGGCTCCCTGGTTTAGTTCCAGAGACACCCACCTGCCTCTTCCATTTTAATTCTGTAGAGGCTCAGGCCACATTTATTCCCAAATAAGATGCAGGTCCCCTGATTGTCCCTTACCTTGTGTATTTTGTGTGGCTTCCTTGAGTTTTAAATTCCTGGAAGACACAGGCCAGAACTACTTTGCAGGTGTGGTTTAGAGAGAACTTCTAATAGGTGCCCTGTAGCTTGCAATGTGGGTAGTTATATAAATCAAGTTGAAATAAAAACTGCCATGTTGCATTtgtttcaaaaaatttattttccaagataaagcttaaataaattaaaaaataacttaacgaataatttaataaaattcaacaggTCTAGCTGTCCTTTCAAAGGCAGTTCATGAGCTGTCCGTCAAAGAGTGACCCTAAAGAGTGCCCGAGGTCATGGTCAGTGTCGCCCCTTCCCAGAGGCACAGGCTGACAGATGTTCAGTTTTTGAAGATAAGATCTGTAAGTGTGTAAAGCACGGAAAAGTTCTTGAGGATGTGCCCTCGGACCACTGTCCAGGCACATCTGCTGTACAACTTGGCCTTCAGATACTGTACAATCCTTAAGTAATATTGCTTTAGGTGCAGCAGGGTCCTGTTTTTTCCCCAGGTGAAGTTTCCCTCCTCCATGATGTCCTCCAGGGCTGCCTCCAGATGGTCCATCTGCCAACTGAGTTCCTCATAGAGTTTCTCAATGATGGTCTGATTCCAGCCGGTGCTGGACAAATTTCTTCTGAAAAGATAGAAGATCTGCTGGAGCATCTCATGGATGACCAATATGGCTTCCTCCTCCTGGAACTTCTGTAGTTTAATCTCCTCCGGGAACTTGAAGTCCGTCCTGTCCTTGAGGCAATAGTAAAAGGTTCCATTCAACTGCCGGAGGAGAGTCCGACAGGCTGAAATACTGCCTCTCTGTTGGAACTGAAGCACATCGTAGCTCACGGAAAGAGCTGTGCTGGAGAAACACAGTAGGAGAGCTACCTGGACGATGCTCCTGTTGGCCATGGCGACGAGAGCAACGGTGGTGCTCACTTCCCTCCACCTAGGCACCGAGGCAAAGGCTCACGAAGGGCTCCGAGTGTGAATGAACTTTCTCCATGAGTATGGGCTATTTATAAGCCATCTAGCCTGTCTATCTCAGAGGAATTTCCCATTTTCAGTtctccttttcagttttcttttgtcatttatatttttcctatgttcattttttaattggtagacatacaatatcatattagtttgaGGTACACAACATACTGATTAGACATTTGTGTACTTTACAAACTGATCACCCCAAAAAGTCTGGTACCCATGCGGCACCACATGTAGTTactacaacattattgactgtatcccctaggctgtacttacatccccatgactattctgtaactgccaactGGTACTTCTTGATCCCTTCACACATTCATCCAGCCTcccaatccccctcccatctggcaatttggtgtctgtatctatgaatctgtttctgtattttttgctcattgattttgctttttagattctacacataagtgaaatcactgggcatttgtatttctctgacttatgtcacttggTATAATACCTTCTATCTGGGTTTACCCAAACtctcacaaatggcaggattttgttcctttttatggctgagtagtattccatcgcaTATATAGGAACCAccattttttttattcactcGCTTATCAagaggcacttgggttgcttccatgtcttggcttttggaaataatgctgcagtacACATAAGTGTACGTATATCATTTTGAATGAATGTTTCAGATTTTGTTTAAAtcaatacccagaagtggaattgctgggtcctatggtagttctatttttaaattttcgaggaactttatattgttttccatagtggctgcaccaatttacaatcctacTAACAGTGCATAACAGTTCCCCTTTCCCCAAAACCTTACCAACATTCCTTGTTTGCTCAGTTATTGATGCCATTCTGGCAgacatgaggtgatatctcacggtgcttttaatttgcatttccctgatggttagtaACGCTGAGCCTCAtttcatatgcctgttggccaCCTGTAACTGGCCTTATCTCAATATTTCTGAGGCCATTTTTGTTGTATAATGTAGTGATGAATTTTCATAAGAGAGGTATAAGTTAAAAATCTAATTACACTTTTATATCATGCTTATGAAAGCAGGGAGACATGATACATTTTAAAGGCTttgatgcaaaaataaaattataataataatgtaacAGTGATTATCAGTTTTTAGGAAATCTTGCattatctttcaatctgagaccCCACTGTGTGCAAGGAACTGTAACGTGAGCCGCCACAGATTGAAATCCTCACTCTCATGGATCACGCAGTTAAGTAGGGGAAAGAGTATTAAgcaaagaaatacacaaaaataaaaagcagcgGCGACAAGTGTGGCAGAGGGGAGATTTGTGGTTGTGAGGGTCCATAGTATGGGAACATAATGTAGTAGGAGAGGTCAGAGGACACTGCCCTGCAGTAGTGATACTGGAGCTGAATGCAGAAGGAAGGtagggggactgcctgcgcaaaAACTCTGTGGCGAGAGGACACGCAGTAAGGGCCCAGCACAGGCCACAGGCCTCTGTGACCAACCTTCAAGTCAGAGAGTAGTCAGAGAACGGTCTAAGATGAGGCCAGAGTGCCGGTGGGAGCCAGATAGCATAGGTTTTGTAAAGCCATGTTaagaagtttttcttttcctaaaagcAGTGAAGTCATAGAAGAGTTTGAAGTGGGGTGCAGTAACCTGATTTGTTattttggcaggggtggggggtggcagtgggggttGAACACTGTCTCCACAGTAAGCAGCAAGTAATGGAGGGATCAATGCAGACAGAACAGTGAGGGGATTTACCAAGACTTTAGACCAGGGAGCTAGTGGTGGAGAAGGATCAGTACACTGGTATGTGAAACCTCTCATTTCCTGGCAACATCAGAATCAAATACTTGAGGAAATTCTCCATAATTTTGCAGATAGCTGCATCAGTTTTATTGGTTGTGATGATTTCAACATGTTTGATGGAAGAGGGACATTACATTTATTGTACCAAATCCCATAGAGGCAAATGTGGATTCATAAACCTGGAGCAAACAGGAGCTCCGGGTTTCACGCCATCAGTGGAAGTCCTGTCTTCTGATCTTTGCAATATGCTCAACATATCTCCCAAATGGCCCTCCGTTCCCATTCCTTCTTCTCACTTGGCTCTGTGGAGTCAACTCTCCCCAGAAAAGACTGTCTATTGGTAACGTCTGAGGTACTCCTAAAACATACAACTACTTGTAGTTGAATAGTGTATCTGCAATGCCTCCTAACCGGGATGCAGAGGAAGCAGTTCATCCTTCTAAACTGGGGAGTGGGGAAGACATGACCATCATTCATGAAATGAGTGAAGAGCGTGGAGGGTTTAAAAGATGTAGCAGACAACCCTCATATACCGGGATGACATTCTGGGAGGATAGCAGGGGTGGCAGTATAGTTTTGACTTTCCCTGAGTCCCCACACAAAACCAGACACTGCAACTACATAGAAACtaaaaccccattttacagaaaaccaCAGAATGCAAGCAGATGAGGACAAACCAATCTCCATAAGATCTGCCTGGTAGCACCGTCCATGTGGGAGAAAGCAGAGGAAAGCAATGGACCTGCAAAGCCCCAAAGAGCCAAGAGGTGTTTACTGGAGAGCCATCCAGGCCGACTGGAGAACAGCAGCTGAAACGGGAAGGGGTTCTGCCCAGTGTAACTGCAGGTGAATGTGAGGGGCCTCAGTAAGTTCTGAAAGGCACTGGAACAGTGGAAGATACTGGCAATTTTCTAACCAACAAGGCAGAGCTCTTTTTCAGAAAGGACCTTCCACTGAGCAGAAACTGCTAGAAGTGAAATCAGATCTGAGTAGGACAGAAAcaacaaggaaaggaaaggaaagagcagaGCAGACTGGTGTAGGGTGGACAGATCAGAGAGTGAGCGGTCGTGGTTTTGAATGCTCTGCAAAAGCAACCGAAGAGGGAACTCGGTGCAGTTAGGAAAGCCCTTCCGGACCACGGCTAGTTCAGGAAAAACAAACTCCTAttaaattaaacaacaaaagGGCATTAAGATTGAGTTTCAcacaaagttatttttagaaaaagaaagataagcaGAATAATATCTCAATGGATACTGAAAATATATCAGGAACACAGTCACACAAAACAGATCAAACTTTTAACATGTTTAACAGAggagtttaaaaatttttttagattataTAAAACAGCATAAATCAGAATCATACAAACTCAATGTATgtagaaaatcagaaataaaaggaaagactcCAAATTTCGTTGAATAAGATACAGTCACAAGAAATGAGATGCTTGGGGGAACTTTGGCACTGGGGAAAAGCTTCGATCTGGGAAAAAATATTAGTGACTAGaatcataacattaaaaaaaaatagtatacaCTGATCAGGGGAATTATTTTCAGGAAACTGAGAATGGTTCCAATATTGTACAGTCCATATAACATTATATGGAGCAGATGGTgaggtaaaatatataaaaccagaAAGAAAGTTGGAGAtcgaaaaaaataatattgaagtaAGATAGTtacaaaaccccaaaactgtaatagaaaatatttgttaatatgcCTGTCAACAAGTTATAAGTTTCAGTATGGAAAAAACATGCCAGAAaattcaaaaagagaaagagtcaTATAAAACATACACTTACAACAGACGATGAGGGAAAGATCCTTTTCTTCACTTACTAAGAGCTcctaaaagtaatttaaaaactatacaaTAGAAAAGTTTATAAATAGCCAGATAACAGGAAACGAAATATAAGGGCTAATGAAGATATAAAAATCTGTTCAATGTTACTAAACAAATGGAAATCAAACTAGGAACAAGGTAGCCATTTTTCACTAATAACATTTGCAAAGGGCATGGGAAATGGTATTCTAGTCATGttcaaaaaaatcataaatatatgcAAACTTTTGGGAATGTGGGAAAGATTGCTTTTTCAAATACAGCCAAATGATATCTTCCATCCCATGTGATAATTTCAGCATAACTTTGACGCTTTACATCAAAAGGCAGCCTCCTCTGGAATCTGGGCACAAGGCTGTGGTAGGGTAACAGTGTGTGGGGTTTAGGCTGCCTCAGGAACGAGAATGAGCATCTGGCTCTCgaagccatcagctgccctgtcagtGGTCTGACTGTCCTGGACCTGCCATGCAGTGACACAGCCCAGACTAGCTCCCCAGGGGAGGCCACAGAGAGATCAGCCACAGCTTTCAGAAGTTCAAATTCTAGCAACGCGATTGTTCCTTAACTTGCAAAATCAATGCTAGGAATTTACCTGTGAATATTCCTGCAGAAGTGTGTTTACATGTctgtatgtatattatacattttatatgacacaaatatatacaaatgttcatTGCAGTACTGTCCGAGTAAAACATGTAAATTAAATGTCCATCACTAGGGAATTGGTTAAGTAATAATATGGTAGAGACCAAAATGGAATACTGTGTACAGGCATTAAAGAGAAAGTTAGCTAATATGGACCTATATCTGAGATACATTTAATAAAAGGAGCAACACATATAATAATGGACTGGTATTATCATTTGTTTATAACTTAACAGAAAGATACACGTATGTGTGCTGATGCACACATGTAGCTGTTGTCTCGGGTGCCTGTACTCCTCTGTTGGTGGTAGTTGTCCTCGGGGAGGATGCTGACAGCCGAGGATGCACCAAAGAGGAAAAACCTTTGCCTTTCGCTGGGCACCTTTACAGCTGTCTGTACATGGGCTTTTCCCAAGGATAAGAAGATATCTGGGAGACGGGATTATTAGGCATTTAATCTAGTGTGcttttttgtttgaaataatttaataaatgttattaaattgttagcctttctcttgttttattcacattaaaaacattttataatgaacATGTTACTTGTGTCATTAGAAAACAAGCACCCAGTTATGTTCAAAAGCACGGCATAACATTGTACATACAACACAACATGTCAAAGTATgtagagaaaacattaaaaaaataccaacgTTTTATTAGTGGTTGTATTTGACTCGTGAAACTAAGGggagattattttcttttgtgtctgtGGTTTTCCAGTTTTCTCCCAGTGAACGTGCTCTCCCATTACAGAGTAATCTGCACTAAAACAAGAACCAATAAGCCCCAGTCTTTCTGGGTTCTCTGCCTTTCATGTGGGTTTCAGTCTCTGCCTCTTGACCTTTGCATGCCAGCTCCGAACAGCAGCTCCGCCATCTCAAGGGTGCCATACAGTGAGTTTTGGAAAGAGCAAAATCATCCCTcagctgtttcatttttaaatgctcgGTTTAGTCAGTCATTCCGAAAGGATTCTTGGGTTAGTTTAGACTCATCCATGGCTCACAGCTCAAAGGCCAATGAGAGGAGTCACGGAGGTCAGTAAACTGACATATGGTCTGCCCCACTGGTAGAGGGGTGGTCCAAGGAGCCTGGTCACTGGGGCCTGCTCCTCCAGTGTGACTTGCACACTCATGTAGAGCTGACATCCTCAGGTGTGACAAAGAGCCTGCTCAAGCTCCCCACGCCTAGAGGCCTTTGATCATCCATGCTGAGCCAgtttataaatacaataaaaatgacagtggTAGTATTAGTAGTAGTACTTTTAGTTCCCAaatactgagcacttactatgtgccattCTCTGAATAATTGTCATAGCAAACATTCGAAGCAGGTTATTACATCTCCGT is a window of Desmodus rotundus isolate HL8 chromosome 1, HLdesRot8A.1, whole genome shotgun sequence DNA encoding:
- the LOC128781164 gene encoding interferon beta-like; the protein is MANRSIVQVALLLCFSSTALSVSYDVLQFQQRGSISACRTLLRQLNGTFYYCLKDRTDFKFPEEIKLQKFQEEEAILVIHEMLQQIFYLFRRNLSSTGWNQTIIEKLYEELSWQMDHLEAALEDIMEEGNFTWGKNRTLLHLKQYYLRIVQYLKAKLYSRCAWTVVRGHILKNFSVLYTLTDLIFKN